A window of Cryptomeria japonica chromosome 3, Sugi_1.0, whole genome shotgun sequence contains these coding sequences:
- the LOC131034330 gene encoding uncharacterized protein LOC131034330 — protein sequence MGNCKSMPSPQTQFMQTAKVMFFNGIMKEFREPIKAGDIIGHNSGYFLCHWDCLHIDKFMVSVNSEEELELGDLYFLLPLCKLQYVLSVSDMAAMVFKANSAIKQIISSR from the coding sequence ATGGGCAACTGCAAATCCATGCCTTCTCCACAAACCCAATTCATGCAAACGGCCAAAGTCATGTTTTTCAATGGCATTATGAAGGAATTCAGGGAACCCATCAAAGCAGGCGACATCATTGGACACAATTCTGGGTATTTTCTTTGCCATTGGGATTGCCTGCACATTGATAAATTCATGGTATCTGTTAATTCTGAGGAGGAATTGGAGTTAGGAGACCTTTATTTTTTGCTTCCTTTATGTAAATTGCAATATGTTCTTTCAGTTTCAGATATGGCTGCAATGGTATTTAAGGCTAATTCTGCTATTAAACAGATAATTAGCAGCAGATAG